A part of Candidatus Paceibacterota bacterium genomic DNA contains:
- the waaF gene encoding lipopolysaccharide heptosyltransferase II encodes MTTPALQRLREALPEAHLALLTPDKLADLWQHHPSLNAVIPFSPGESPWSVARRLRGGAFQSALVLPNSHRSAFEVWLARIPQRIGYARPWRSWLLTQPIAPRPGQMRMPKRSVSEVNRLVRMSAGNPSAARPRSPHRTAHQIHDYLHLAEALGASPEALPPKLEVTSAELRQAEAMFLSEWRKRTPNSTPAQPPILLGLNPGAEYGPAKRWPSESFAAVARAIAQQTRHCFWFAFGGPGDTQVCEVIARLAGGSVLNLAGKTSLRQLMALLKLCRVVLTNDTGPMHVAAALGTPVVVPFGSTSPELTGPGLPEEPRHRLLKATVPCAPCFRRACPIDFRCMNGITPDRVAESIAQVLSPR; translated from the coding sequence ATGACCACGCCTGCGTTGCAGCGCCTCCGCGAAGCGCTGCCCGAGGCGCACCTGGCCTTGCTCACACCGGACAAGCTCGCAGACCTTTGGCAGCATCATCCCAGCCTGAACGCGGTGATCCCTTTCTCCCCCGGCGAAAGCCCGTGGTCCGTCGCCCGCCGGCTGCGGGGTGGGGCGTTCCAAAGCGCATTAGTGCTCCCCAATTCGCATCGCTCCGCCTTTGAAGTTTGGCTGGCACGGATTCCCCAACGCATTGGTTACGCCCGGCCCTGGCGAAGCTGGCTGCTCACGCAACCAATCGCCCCGCGTCCCGGTCAGATGCGGATGCCCAAACGCTCCGTCAGCGAAGTAAACCGCCTGGTCCGAATGAGCGCGGGCAATCCGTCTGCTGCACGCCCCCGTTCGCCGCACCGCACCGCCCACCAGATTCACGATTACCTTCACCTGGCTGAGGCGTTGGGCGCGAGCCCGGAAGCACTCCCGCCGAAGCTGGAAGTCACCTCGGCGGAATTGCGACAGGCAGAGGCAATGTTCCTGTCGGAATGGCGGAAAAGAACGCCGAACTCCACTCCGGCTCAACCGCCAATTCTCCTTGGCCTGAATCCCGGCGCGGAATACGGCCCCGCCAAACGCTGGCCTTCGGAGAGCTTTGCCGCGGTCGCGCGTGCTATCGCGCAACAAACCCGACACTGCTTCTGGTTCGCTTTCGGTGGCCCGGGCGATACGCAGGTCTGCGAAGTTATCGCCCGGCTCGCCGGAGGAAGCGTGCTGAATCTCGCCGGGAAGACCTCCCTGCGCCAGCTCATGGCGTTGCTTAAACTCTGCCGCGTCGTGCTCACCAACGACACTGGCCCCATGCACGTTGCCGCCGCCCTCGGCACGCCGGTCGTGGTTCCTTTTGGCAGCACCTCGCCGGAGTTGACCGGGCCTGGTTTGCCGGAAGAGCCTCGCCATCGGTTGCTCAAGGCCACCGTGCCGTGCGCGCCTTGTTTCCGCCGTGCTTGTCCCATTGACTTCCGCTGCATGAACGGCATCACCCCAGACCGCGTTGC